CTCGCTCGAACCGTTCCGCGCTCCGCGTTCCGAGCTCCGCGTTCGAACGTTTGTTGATGAGGGGGGTCATGTCATTCTTCATTATTCACTCTTCATTATTCACTGATAGAGGCTGATTCGTGGAAGCGGTAGCACCGATCAAAGAGGTTTCGGACCTGATCAGGGATGCAGGGGGCGATGCGTTCAGGCTCTGTTTTCAATGCGGGCTCTGCACGGTGAGCTGTCCCTGGAACAGTGTCAGGAGCCTTTCGCCCCACCAGATGATCTGTCAGGCCAGGTTCGGACTGGCGGATATCGAGGATGAGGCGTGGTGGCTGTGCACCACATGCAACCTGTGCGTGAGCCGATGCCCCCGGGGCGTGGCTGTTACGGATATCATGCGGTCGGTCCGGTCCATCCTGTTGGAATACCAGTACAGCATGGCGCAACCCAGCCTCCGGAGCGCCATGGGGAGTCTGGGAGGCAACGGCAATCCATGGGGGGAAGAGCGGGCGAAACGGGCCGATTGGGCGCGGGACCTCCCTGTCCGGACATACACCCCGGACATGGACCTCCTTTATTTTCCCTGCTGCGTTCCTGCCTGTGACCCGAAACTCAAGAGCATTGCCCGTGCCACGGCGTCTATACTGCAGGCGGCAGGGGTCTCTTTCGGCATCCTGGGGGAAAAGGAAACCTGTTGCGGAGAGAGTGTCCGCAAGGCCGGGAACAACGAACTCTTCGAGAACCTGGCAAAGGAAAATATCAGCGCGTTTCATGATGCCGGCGTAAAGGAGATCGTGGCCAGTTCTCCCCATTGCTATACCACCTTCAAGGAGGATTATCCCGGACTCGGAGGAGACGTCAGGGTGGTTCACTTTACCCAGTATGCAGCAGGCCTCATCCAGGAGGGAAGGCTCGGGTTTACAAAGGAACTTAACAAAAGGGTGGTATATCACGACCCCTGTTATCTCGGCCGCCACAACGGGATATACGATGAACCGAGATATGTTCTGGGGAGCATTCCCGGTCTGGAACTGATGGATGAGACCGACTCCCGG
The sequence above is a segment of the Deltaproteobacteria bacterium genome. Coding sequences within it:
- a CDS encoding (Fe-S)-binding protein yields the protein MEAVAPIKEVSDLIRDAGGDAFRLCFQCGLCTVSCPWNSVRSLSPHQMICQARFGLADIEDEAWWLCTTCNLCVSRCPRGVAVTDIMRSVRSILLEYQYSMAQPSLRSAMGSLGGNGNPWGEERAKRADWARDLPVRTYTPDMDLLYFPCCVPACDPKLKSIARATASILQAAGVSFGILGEKETCCGESVRKAGNNELFENLAKENISAFHDAGVKEIVASSPHCYTTFKEDYPGLGGDVRVVHFTQYAAGLIQEGRLGFTKELNKRVVYHDPCYLGRHNGIYDEPRYVLGSIPGLELMDETDSRENSLCCGGGGGRIWMETKKGERFSDILINQAVARGAEIVATACPYCILNFKDSIVTNELEDVIQVKDISEVVASAL